One region of Dryobates pubescens isolate bDryPub1 chromosome 20, bDryPub1.pri, whole genome shotgun sequence genomic DNA includes:
- the LOC104307701 gene encoding myosin heavy chain, skeletal muscle, adult yields the protein MTSADSEMAAFGEAAPYLRKSEKERIEAQNKPFDAKTSVFVVHPKESFVKGTIQSKESGKVTVKTEGGETLTVKEDQIHPMNPPKYDKIEDMAMMTHLHEPAVLYNLKERYAAWMIYTYSGLFCVTVNPYKWLPVYNPEVVLAYRGKKRQEAPPHIFSISDNAYQFMLTDRENQSILITGESGAGKTVNTKRVIQYFATIAASGDKKKEEQTSGKMQGTLEDQIISANPLLEAFGNAKTVRNDNSSRFGKFIRIHFGATGKLASADIETYLLEKSRVTFQLPAERSYHIFYQIMSNKKPELIDMLLITTNPFDFHYVSQGEVTVPSIDDQEELMATDSAIDILGFTADEKTAIYKLTGAVMHYGNLKFKQKQREEQAEPDGTEVADKAAYLMGLNSAELLKALCYPRVKVGNEYVTKGQNVTQVNNAVGALAKAVFEKMFLWMVVRINQQLDTKQPRQYFIGVLDIAGFEIFDFNSFEQLCINFTNEKLQQFFNHHMFVLEQEEYKKEGIEWEFIDFGMDLAACIELIEKPMGIFSILEEECMFPKATDTSFKNKLYDQHLGKSNNFQKPKPAKGKAEAHFSLVHYAGTVDYNISGWLEKNKDPLNETVIGLYQKSSVKTLALLFANYGGADADAGGGGKKGGKKKGSSFQTVSALFRENLNKLMANLRSTHPHFVRCIIPNETKTPGAMEHELVLHQLRCNGVLEGIRICRKGFPSRVLYADFKQRYRVLNASAIPEGQFMDSKKASEMLLGSIDVDHTQYRFGHTKVFFKAGLLGLLEEMRDDKLAEIITRTQARCRGFLMRVEYRKMVERRESIFCIQYNVRAFMNVKHWPWMKLFFKIKPLLKSAESEKEMANMKQEFEKTKEELAKSEAKRKELEEKMVALLQEKNDLQLQVQAEADSLADAEERCDQLIKNKIQLEAKIKELTERAEEEEEINAELTAKKRKLEDECSELKKDIDDLELTLAKVEKEKHATENKVKNLTEEMSSLDETIAKLTKEKKALQEAHQQTLDDLQAEEDKVNTLTKSKTKLEQQVDDLEGSLEQEKKLRMDLERAKRKLEGDLKLSHDSIMDLENDKQQLDEKLKKKDFEISQIQSKIEDEQALGMQFQKKIKELQARIEELEEEIEAERTSRAKAEKHRADLSRELEEISERLEEAGGATAAQIEMNKKREAEFQKMRRDLEEATLQHEATAAALRKKHADSTAELGEQIDNLQRVKQKLEKEKSELKMEIDDLASNMESVSKAKANLEKMCRTLEDQLSELKTKEEQNQRMINDLNTQRARLQTESGEYSRQVEEKDALISQLSRGKQGFTQQIEELKRHLEEEIKAKNALAHALQSARHDCDLLREQYEEEQEAKGEMQRALSKANGEVAQWRTKYETDAIQRTEELEEAKKKLAQRLQDAEEHVEAVNAKCASLEKTKQRLQNEVEDLMIDVERTNAACAALDKKQKNFDKILSEWKQKYEETQAELEASQKESRSLSTELFKMKNAYEESLDHLETLKRENKNLQQEISDLTEQIAEGGKAIHELEKVKKQVEQEKSELQASLEEAEASLEHEEGKILRLQLELNQVKSEIDRKIAEKDEEIDQMKRNHLRIVESMQSTLDAEIRSRNEALRLKKKMEGDLNEMEIQLSHANRQAADAQKNLRNTQAVLKDTQLHLDDAVRTQEDLKEQVAMVERRANLLQAEVEELRAALEQTERSRKLAEQELLDATERVQLLHTQNTSLINTKKKLETDIVHIQGEMEDTIQEARNAEEKAKKAITDAAMMAEELKKEQDTSAHLERMKKNLDQTVKDLQHRLDEAEQLALKGGKKQIQKLEARVRELEGEVDAEQKRSAEAVKGVRKYERRVKELTYQSEEDRKNVLRLQDLVDKLQAKVKSYKRQAEEAEELSNVNLSKFRKIQHELEEAEERADIAESQVNKLRVKSREFHGKKIEEEE from the exons ATGACGAGTGCAGACTCGGAAATGGCAGCCTTTGGGGAGGCTGCTCCTTACCTCCGCAAGTCAGAGAAGGAGAGAATCGAGGCGCAGAACAAGCCCTTTGATGCCAAGACATCTGTCTTTGTGGTGCATCCTAAAGAATCCTTTGTGAAAGGGACAATCCAGAGCAAAGAATCAGGGAAGGTCACCGTCAAGACCGAAGGTGGAGAG ACTCTGACCGTGAAGGAAGATCAAATCCACCCCATGAACCCTCCCAAGTACGATAAGATCGAGGACATGGCCATGATGACCCACCTGCACGAGCCTGCCGTGCTGTACAACCTCAAAGAGCGTTATGCAGCTTGGATGATCTAC ACCTACTCGGGTCTCTTCTGTGTCACTGTCAACCCCTACAAGTGGCTGCCAGTGTACAACCCGGAGGTGGTGTTGGCCTACCGAGGCAAGAAGCGCCAGGAGGCTCCTCCACACATCTTCTCCATCTCTGACAACGCCTATCAGTTCATGCTGACTG ATCGGGAGAACCAGTCCATCCTGATCAC TGGAGAATCCGGTGCAGGCAAGACTGTGAACACCAAGCGTGTCATCCAGTACTTTGCAACAATTGCAGCCAGTGGGGacaagaagaaggaggagcagACATCAGGCAAGATGCAG GGCACGCTTGAGGATCAAATCATCAGCGCCAACCCCCTGCTGGAGGCCTTTGGCAACGCCAAGACCGTGAGGAACGACAACTCCTCTCGCTTT GGCAAATTCATCAGAATCCACTTTGGGGCCACAGGCAAACTGGCTTCTGCTGACATTGAAACTT atctgctggagaagtcCAGAGTCActttccagctgccagcagaaagaAGCTACCACATCTTCTATCAGATCATGTCCAACAAGAAGCCTGAGCTAATCG ACATGCTCCTGATAACCACCAACCCTTTTGATTTCCACTATGTGAGTCAAGGTGAGGTTACTGTTCCCAGCATTGATGACCAGGAGGAGCTGATGGCTACTGAT AGTGCCATTGACATCCTGGGCTTCACTGCTGATGAGAAGACAGCCATCTACAAGCTGACAGGGGCTGTCATGCACTACGGGAACCTGAAGTTCAAGCAGAAACAAcgagaggagcaggcagagcctgatGGCACAGAAG tGGCTGACAAGGCTGCCTACCTGATGGGCCTGaactcagctgagctgctcaaagccctgtgCTATCCCCGAGTCAAGGTTGGCAATGAATACGTGACCAAAGGTCAGAACGTGACCCAG GTGAACAACGCAGTTGGTGCCCTGGCCAAAGCTGTCTTTGAGAAGATGTTCCTCTGGATGGTTGTTCGCATCAACCAGCAGCTGGACACCAAGCAGCCCAGGCAGTACTTCATTGGTGTGCTGGACATTGCTGGCTTTGAGATCTTTGAT TTCAACAGCTTTGAGCAGCTGTGCATCAACTTCACCAACGAGAAACTGCAACAGTTCTTCAACCACCACATGTtcgtgctggagcaggaggagtaCAAGAAGGAAGGCATTGAGTGGGAGTTCATTGACTTTGGCATGGACCTGGCTGCCTGCATTGAGCTCATTGAGAAG CCCATGGGCATCTTCTCCATCCTGGAAGAGGAGTGCATGTTCCCCAAGGCAACTGACACCTCTTTCAAGAACAAGCTCTATGACCAGCATCTGGGCAAGTCCAACAACTTCCAGAAGCCCAAACCTGCCAAAGGCAAGGCTGAGGCCCACTTCTCCCTGGTGCACTATGCTGGTACTGTGGACTACAACATCTCTGGCTGGCTGGAGAAGAACAAGGACCCTCTGAATGAAACTGTCATTGGGTTGTACCAGAAATCCTCTGTGAAGACTCTGGCCTTGCTCTTTGCCAACTATGGTGGAGCAGATGCAG atgctggtggtggtggcaaaAAGGGTGGCAAGAAGAAGGGTTCTTCTTTCCAGACTGTCTCGGCTCTTTTCCGG GAGAATTTAAACAAGCTGATGGCTAATCTGAGAAGCACTCATCCCCATTTTGTACGATGCATCAtcccaaatgaaacaaaaacacCTG GTGCCATGGAGCACGAGCTGGTGCTGCACCAGCTGCGCTGTAACGGCGTGCTGGAAGGGATCCGCATCTGCAGGAAGGGATTCCCCAGCAGAGTCCTCTATGCTGACTTCAAACAGAG ATACAGGGTGCTTAATGCCAGTGCTATCCCAGAGGGACAGTTCATGGACAGCAAGAAGGCTTCAGAAATGCTTCTTGGCTCCATTGATGTGGACCACACCCAATACAGATTTGGTCACACCAAG GTGTTCTTcaaagctgggctgctgggactCCTGGAGGAGATGAGAGATGACAAGCTGGCAGAGATCATCACCCGCACACAGGCCAGGTGCAGAGGCTTCCTGATGAGAGTGGAGTATAGGAAGATGGTGGAGAGGAG GGAGTCCATCTTCTGCATCCAGTACAACGTTAGGGCCTTCATGAACGTCAAGCACTGGCCCTGGATGAAGCTCTTCTTCAAGATCAAGCCCTTGCTGAAGAGTGCAGAGTCTGAGAAGGAGATGGCCAACATGAAGCAAGAATTTGAGAAAACCAAGGAAGAGCTTGCAAAGTCTGAGGCaaagaggaaggagctggaggagaaaatggtggccttgctgcaggagaaaaatgACCTGCAGCTGCAAGTGCAGGCT GAAGCAGATAGCTTGGCTGATGCTGAGGAGAGGTGCGACCAGCTCATCAAAAACAAAATCCAGCTGGAAGCCAAAATTAAGGAACTGACTGAAAgggctgaggaagaggaagaaattaatgCTGAGCTGACAGCCAAGAAGAGAAAACTGGAGGATGAATGCTCAGAGCTGAAGAAAGATATTGATGACCTGGAGTTAACACTGGCCAAagtggagaaggaaaagcatgCCACTGAGAACAAG GTGAAAAACCTGACAGAGGAGATGTCAAGCCTGGATGAGACCATTGCCAAGCtgacaaaagagaagaaagctctCCAAGAGGCTCATCAGCAGACACTGGAtgacctgcaggcagaggaggacaaagTCAACACTCTGACCAAATCTAAAACCAAGCTGGAGCAGCAAGTGGATGAT ctggaagggtccctggaGCAAGAGAAGAAACTGCGCATGGACCTGGAGAGAGCCAAGAGGAAACTGGAAGGAGACCTGAAGCTGTCCCATGACAGCATCATGGACCTGGAAAATGataagcagcagctggatgagaaactgaagaa GAAAGACTTTGAGATCAGCCAGATCCAGAGCAAGATTGAGGATGAGCAAGCTCTGGGCATGCAGTTCCAGAAGAAGatcaaggagctgcag GCTcgcattgaggagctggaggaggaaattGAGGCCGAGCGAACCTCTCGGGCAAAAGCAGAGAAGCATCGAGCTGACCTCTCCcgggagctggaggagatcaGTGAGCGCCTGGAAGAGGCAGGAGGGGCTACAGCAGCTCAGATTGAGATGAACAAGAAGCGTGAGGCAGAGTTCCAGAAGATGCGTCGTGACCTGGAGGAGGCCACGCTGCAGCACGAGGCCACGGCTGCCGCCCTGCGGAAGAAGCACGCGGACAGCACCGCTGAGCTCGGGGAGCAGATCGACAACCTGCAGAGGGTGaagcagaagctggagaaggagaagagtgaGCTGAAGATGGAGATTGACGACCTGGCCAGTAACATGGAGTCTGTCTCCAAAGCCAAG GCAAACCTGGAGAAGATGTGCCGCACCCTGGAAGATCAGCTGAGCGAGCTGAAAACCAAGGAGGAGCAGAACCAGCGCATGATCAATGACCTCAACACGCAGAGAGCTCGCCTGCAGACAGAATCAG GTGAATATTCCCGCCAGGTGGAGGAGAAAGATGCTCTGATTTCTCAGCTGTCTAGGGGCAAGCAAGGATTCACCCAGCAGATAGAGGAACTCAAGAGACATCTGGAGGAAGAAATCAAG GCCAAGAACGCCCTGGCCCACGCCCTGCAGTCTGCTCGCCACGACTGTGACTTGCTCCGGGAACAatatgaggaggagcaggaagccAAGGGGGAGATGCAGCGAGCCCTGTCCAAGGCCAATGGAGAAGTGGCTCAGTGGAGAACCAAATACGAGACGGACGCCATTCAGCGCacggaggagctggaggaggccaa GAAGAAGCTGGCACAGCGCCTGCAGGATGCAGAGGAACATGTTGAAGCTGTCAATGCCAAATGTGCCTCCCTGGAAAAGacaaagcagaggctgcagaatgaAGTGGAGGACCTGATGATTGATGTGGAGAGAACAaatgctgcctgtgcagctctggacaAGAAGCAGAAGAACTTTGACAAG ATCCTGTCAGAATGGAAGCAGAAGTATGAGGAAacacaggctgagctggaagccTCCCAGAAGGAGTCTCGCTctctcagcacagagctgttcaAGATGAAGAATGCCTATGAGGAGTCCTTGGACCACCTGGAAACGCTCAAGCGGGAGAACAAGAACTTGCAGC AGGAGATTTCCGACCTGACGGAGCAGATTGCCGAGGGAGGAAAGGCAATTCATGAGCTGGAGAAGGTCAAGAAGCAGGTTGAGCAGGAGAAGTCTGAACTCCAAGCCTCTCTGGAGGAAGCTGAG GCCTCCCTGGAACATGAAGAGGGGAAGATCCTGCGCCTTCAGCTTGAGCTCAACCAGGTGAAGTCTGAGATTGACAGGAAGATAGCAGAGAAGGATGAGGAGATCGATCAGATGAAGAGAAACCACCTCAGAATCGTGGAGTCCATGCAGAGCACCCTGGACGCTGAGATCAGGAGCAGGAATGAAGCCCTGAGGCTGAAGAAGAAGATGGAAGGAGACCTGAATGAAATGGAGATCCAGCTGAGCCATGCTAACCGCCAGGCTGCAGATGCACAGAAGAACCTGAGGAACACTCAGGCTGTTCTCAAG GACACTCAGCTGCACTTGGATGATGCTGTCAGGACTCAGGAGGACCTGAAGGAGCAGGTGGCCATGGTGGAGCGCAGAGcaaacctgctgcaggctgaagtTGAGGAGCTCcgggcagccctggagcaaacAGAGCGGTCGAGGAAAttggctgagcaggagctcCTGGATGCCACTGAACGTGTGCAGCTGCTCCACACCCAG AACACCAGCTTGATCAACACTAAGAAGAAGCTGGAAACAGACATTGTGCATATCCAGGGAGAAATGGAGGATACCATCCAGGAAGCCAGGAACGCTGAAGagaaggccaagaaggccatcaCTGAT GCAGCCATgatggcagaggagctgaagaAGGAGCAGGATACCAGTGCCCACCTGGAGAGGATGAAGAAGAACCTGGACCAGACGGTGAAGGACCTGCAGCACCGTCTGGatgaggctgagcagctggccCTGAAGGGAGGCAAGAAGCAAATCCAGAAGCTGGAGGCCAGA GTGCGAGAGCTGGAAGGGGAGGTGGATGCTGAGCAGAAGCGCAGCGCTGAAGCCGTGAAGGGTGTGCGCAAGTATGAGAGGAGGGTGAAGGAGCTGACCTACCAG TCTGAGGAAGACAGGAAGAATGTTCTCAGGCTTCAGGATCTGGTGGACAAGCTGCAGGCGAAGGTCAAATCCTACAAGAGACAAGCTGAGGAGGCT GAGGAGCTGTCCAATGTCAACCTCTCCAAGTTCCGCAAGATCCAGCACGAGCTGGAGGAAGCCGAGGAGAGAGCTGACATTGCAGAGTCGCAGGTCAACAAGCTCCGGGTGAAGAGCCGCGAGTTCCATGGCAAGAAGATAGAAGAGGAAGAGTGA